Proteins encoded by one window of Cucurbita pepo subsp. pepo cultivar mu-cu-16 unplaced genomic scaffold, ASM280686v2 Cp4.1_scaffold001775, whole genome shotgun sequence:
- the LOC111786493 gene encoding xyloglucan galactosyltransferase XLT2-like: protein MDFKDTKAFSNSSTRYYPTWILILIVVLLQIYLIFTTTCSVPLSPATARERGQLSNTAAGDPCSSGRVFVYDLPPIFNKQLLENCESLDPWTSRCDDVSNGGFGRRATELVGVVPDGLAPTWYWSEQYMLEPIIHNRILNHKCRTLEPESATAFYIPFYAGLSIGRFLWQNHTTSDRDRDSEKLIKWVQDQPYWNRSNGGDHFITLGRLTWDFKRWGNNEWGSSFALMPGMKNVARLIVEREPSDPLDIAQIGEFAFLV from the coding sequence ATGGATTTTAAGGATACAAAGGCCTTTTCCAATTCCTCCACACGATATTATCCCACATGGATCCTCATTTTAATCGTCGTCCTTTTGCAAATTTACCTAATCTTCACCACCACTTGCTCCGTTCCACTCTCCCCCGCCACCGCTAGAGAACGCGGCCAACTCTCTAACACGGCTGCTGGAGACCCCTGCAGCTCCGGGAGAGTGTTCGTTTACGACCTGCCTCCCATTTTCAACAAACAATTATTGGAAAATTGCGAGTCCTTAGACCCATGGACCTCCCGCTGTGATGACGTGTCCAACGGTGGGTTCGGCCGCCGGGCGACGGAGCTCGTTGGCGTTGTTCCCGATGGTCTAGCTCCGACGTGGTATTGGTCGGAGCAGTACATGTTGGAACCGATTATACATAATCGGATTCTTAACCATAAGTGTAGAACGTTAGAGCCGGAATCAGCTACGGCCTTCTACATACCGTTTTATGCTGGTCTCTCCATCGGACGGTTCCTATGGCAGAATCATACTACTTCCGATCGTGATCGGGATTCTGAGAAGTTGATTAAGTGGGTCCAGGATCAGCCGTATTGGAATAGATCGAACGGTGGAGATCATTTCATTACTCTGGGACGGCTGACTTGGGACTTTAAACGGTGGGGGAATAACGAGTGGGGGTCCAGTTTTGCGTTGATGCCAGGGATGAAAAACGTGGCGAGGTTGATCGTGGAAAGAGAACCGTCCGATCCATTGGATATCG